GCAGCCACGAGCCCCAGCGCCACGGTCACGTTCACCCCGGGAATCGTCATCAGCAGATTCGCCGCCGGCCGGTGGCCGGCGCGCTCGCGCAGCCGCCCGTCCAGCATCCGGCGTTGCTCCGTCAGCGCCTCGTGCACGGTGAGCGCGCTGGTGACGATCAGCCGTTCCGTCTCGGTGAACGCCGGCTGCTGCACCAGCCACTGGCGGCCTACCGCATTGAACAGGTCGGCATGGGGCAGACGAGCAACCGCTTGTTCAGCGCCCCACGCAGCGTGTTCTTCACCGCGACCAGGCGCTTGCCCAGAAACTGCCGGTGGGCCGTCAGTTGCCGCAGCTCCCACGTCGCCTCGTCCGGCATCGCCACCTCGGGCACCAGATCGGCCCGCAGCAGGTGGGCCAGCGTCCGGGCATCGATCGTGTCCGTCTTGATCCGGGCGTAGGCGATCGCCTTGACCGCCAGCGGATTCGCCATCACCACGCGCCCCGCCCGCCCGACCAGTCGGGCCAAGATCGCCCACGTGTGAAAGGTCGCCTCCAGCACGACCGCGTCCGCCGGCCCCAGCGGCGCCGCAAATCGGTCGATCGCCTCCGGCGTCGCCTCGATCTGGAACTCCCGCTGGACGTGCCCCGCCTCGTCCATCGCACATACCTGGATTCCCCGCTTGTGGACATCCAATCCGTAAAACACGCTGCGCCCTGTACCCTTCTGAGAGCCGACTCGGTGATGGGGATCACGACAGCTGCCTATTCACGCTCGCGGCGCATCCGGGTGGGTCGTAGGGCGGCCACTTATCACGACGAGCTCGCAGCTCATAAAACAGTCGGCCGTCCCCGCGACGATGATCCTCCACCGGCTCTCGTGCGAAGAAGCTCGCCGCTCCGGGCCCGGTGCGAGGATTACCACCGCACCGAGCTCCCACCGCAACCCCTTTCGCGTTCGAGTTCCGTCGACGCCGAGCATACCCATATCACGGCGCCCTCGCCCCGCATGCTCGCTGGCGCTCGCAGGTCGTCCGCCACGGCCGCCCGGCCCCTGACTCCAACGCCCGCGCGCTCGCGGCCAGCCCCCGCGCCGCCATCGCGTAGCCCGCGGCTCAGGCCCTCTCTCACCGCTGCCCCTGACCCTCGGCGGCGCCTCGTCGGTGCCTCCCCGGCGCCCGGCGCCGCACCCCTCGGCCCGCTCCGTGCCCACGACCCCGCGGCGGCGCAGGATCCCTCGGGACCCGGGGCCGATCGCGATGGCCACGCTCGCCTTCGCGCTCCTCCAGCCAGGCACTGCCGGGTGTCAGGCGGGGGTTCGCCGAGGAGACCACATCCTGCCGCCCGGGTCCCGCGGCCGAAGGGGCCTTTGTGCTTCTTATGCGCCGGCCACACATGGCTCGGATCTCGACATACTGGCATCACGCGCATGTCCACACTCCACAATGCGCGTCCACGCGGCAGCCAGCCCGGATCGGCGCTCGGTGACTGCACTCATGAATAATCCGAGCTAATGACTCTCGCGTAATTGAGTCACAGGTCTGAGCCCAGGAAATTAAGTACTTGTCTGTCACCGTAATCGGCGAGAGTCATTAGACCACGCTCGCCATGCCGCCGTCGAAGTTGATGGCCGTGCCGGTGATGAAGGCGGCGCGCTCGGAGACCAGGAAGGCGACGAGGTCGGCGAACTCGGACGCCTCGCCGACGCGCCCGAGGGGCACGCGCTTGGCGACGTCCTTGTAGAAGGCGTCGAGGTCGCCCGTGGCGCGGCGCTCCCACTGGGCGCTCTTGACCAGCCCGATGCAGATCGTATTCACGAGGATCTTGTCCGACGCGTACTCGTTGGCGAGGGACTTGGTCAGGTTGATCCCGGCCGCGCGAGAGACGCTGGTCGGCAGCCCGCGGGCGGCCGGGGTCTTCGCGCCCAGGTTGGTGATGTTGATGATGCGCCCGCCGCCCCGCTTCTTCATGTGTGGTATGCAGAGCCGGCAGCAGCGCACGGCCGAGAACAACTTGAGCTCCAAGTCGTGGTGCCAGGCGGCGTCGTCCACGGCCTCGAAGGAGGCGGCGGCCGAGGTGCCGGCGTTGTTGAGGAGGATGTCCACTCCACCCCACTCGCGCACGACCTCGGCAACGAATTTCGCGATCTGATCCGCCTGGGTGACATCGACCGAGCGCGCCAGCACCTGCCCGCCCGCCGCGCGTATGGCCGCTGCAGTGCGCTCGAGCACGTCGGGGCGCCGCGCGCAGATGGCCACGCGCGCCCCTTCGGCGGCGAGCTTCTGGGCGGCCGCGCGCCCGAGCCCTTCGCTGCCGCCCGTGATGATGGCCACCTTGCCGCCGAGTCCGAGATCGAGCATTGGGGTCTCCTTACTCTGTGAGCACATCCGGTGTCACCGTCCGGTCGAGCCCCAATGGGTCGTACCGGACGCGGTCACTCCTGCCACGGGCGCGATTATCCTACACGTTCTCATTTCTTGCTGGCAGCAGAGGCCGGGGCTATCCTGTCTGCCTCGACCCAAGCGAGGAGAGCCCTCCCATGAAGCTGCGGCTGACTTTCGGCATCTTTCCCAAGCTCCTGCTGACCATGCTTGTGGTGACGCTGATCCCGCTGGGCGCCATCTGGTACCTCGACTACCGCGCCGAATCGGAGAGCCTCTCGCGTCAGATCGAGCAGCGCCTGAGCAGCCAGGCCGACACCATGGTCGGTTACGTGGATGCGTGGGTGGACATGAACGTGCGCATGCTGCGACAGAACGCTGCCCTCGACGACATATCCTCGATGGACGCGAAGAAGCAGAAGCCGCTCCTGCGCGCCATCGTTGCCGAGTACAAGTGGGTCTACCTCGCCTTCACCATCGCCCCCGACGGCAATAACATCGGGCGGAACGACGAGGAGGCGCCGCGCTTCTACGGCGACCGGGGCTACTTCAAGCAGGCCATCGAGGGGCGCCAGGTGGGCCAGGAGGTCGTCATCAGCCGCACCACGGGACAGCCCGCCGCCATCCTCTCGGTGCCGGTCTGGCGGCTCGACAAGGTCGTGGGCGTGCTCGCGGCGGGCACGAGCGTCACCGACGTCAGCACCACCATCACCAACGTGAAGATCGGCCAAAGCGGCTTCGTCTTCCTCGTGGACGACCAGGGCAAGGTCATCGCGCACCCGAGCGCGCGCGACAGTCTCAAGGCCCACCCCGCCGTCGCGGGGCTGGGCGCAGAGCCCAAGAAGCAGATCATCTTCGCGGAAGCCTCGGGCAAGCGGGTCATCGCCGTCGCCGAGAAGACGAAGTTCGGCTGGACGCTCGTCGCCCAGCAGGACTACGACGAAGCCTACGGGCCGCTCGCCCTGGCCAACCGCAACGCGCTGATCCTGCTCGGCATCACGGTGCTCTTCGTTCTCCTGGTCTCCTACGCGCTGGCCAGCAGGCTGACCCAGCCCATCCGCAGGCTGACGCAGATCGCCGACGGGATCAGCCGCGGCAACCTGGGCGCCGGCATCGCCGAGACGAAGCGCTCGGACGAGATCGGCAGCCTCGCGCGCGCCATCGAGCGGCTGCGGGCGAGCGTCAAGCTGGCCATGGAGCGGCTCGGCACCCGGTAGGCCGCAGGCGGCGCGATGAGCCCCGAGCCGGCACCCATGTCCTACCGCCAGTTGATGACCGAGCTGGGCGCGCTGTGCGCCGCGAAGCGCACGGGCTCCATGTTCATCGCCACCACGGACAACCACTCGGCGCGCATCGGGTTGAGGCAGGGCGACATCGTCTCGCTGGTCTTCCGCACGCAGCGGGGTCTCGAAGCGCTCGACCACATTCGCAAGATCACGGCGGGGCGCTTCAGCTTCTCCGACGCGCTGGTGGACAAGGCAGCGCACGCCGACCTGCCCCACACGGCCGACCTGCTCGCGCTGCTGGTAGGCGAGGAGTCGCCGCTGTCTCCGCCGGCCCCCGCTCCCCCGCTTGCCGCCGCGCCGCGCGCTCCCGCGCCCGCCGCCGCGCAGCCGATCGACAACCCGCAGCTTGCGAGGGCGCAGGCCGTGATCGAGTCGGAGCTGACCGAGTTCGTCGGCCCCATCGCGCCCCTGCTCTGCCGCGACCACATCGCGCGGGCGGCCGCGGCGGGGCCGCCGTGGGACTGGCGCGAGCTGGTGGAGGCCGTGGCGCGCGAGATCGGCGACCGCGCGAAGGAAGACCGCTTCAAGCAGCAGACGCTCGTGCGCCTCCGCGACCGCTAGCAGGCGGCCGATAAGGGCCCATCTGCTTCGTTGGCGCCCTCGGCCGCACGCTCAACGTAGAGAGACTACGCCTCGCGTGCGGCCCTTCGGGCGCCGCCTCGCATCTGGACCCTTCTCAGCCGCCTGCGCCCGTACTCAGCAGACCGCTAACGGGTGAGGGGCTTGTAGCGGAGG
The DNA window shown above is from Candidatus Methylomirabilota bacterium and carries:
- a CDS encoding transposase produces the protein MFYGLDVHKRGIQVCAMDEAGHVQREFQIEATPEAIDRFAAPLGPADAVVLEATFHTWAILARLVGRAGRVVMANPLAVKAIAYARIKTDTIDARTLAHLLRADLVPEVAMPDEATWELRQLTAHRQFLGKRLVAVKNTLRGALNKRLLVCPMPTCSMR
- a CDS encoding SDR family oxidoreductase yields the protein MLDLGLGGKVAIITGGSEGLGRAAAQKLAAEGARVAICARRPDVLERTAAAIRAAGGQVLARSVDVTQADQIAKFVAEVVREWGGVDILLNNAGTSAAASFEAVDDAAWHHDLELKLFSAVRCCRLCIPHMKKRGGGRIINITNLGAKTPAARGLPTSVSRAAGINLTKSLANEYASDKILVNTICIGLVKSAQWERRATGDLDAFYKDVAKRVPLGRVGEASEFADLVAFLVSERAAFITGTAINFDGGMASVV
- a CDS encoding cache domain-containing protein; translation: MKLRLTFGIFPKLLLTMLVVTLIPLGAIWYLDYRAESESLSRQIEQRLSSQADTMVGYVDAWVDMNVRMLRQNAALDDISSMDAKKQKPLLRAIVAEYKWVYLAFTIAPDGNNIGRNDEEAPRFYGDRGYFKQAIEGRQVGQEVVISRTTGQPAAILSVPVWRLDKVVGVLAAGTSVTDVSTTITNVKIGQSGFVFLVDDQGKVIAHPSARDSLKAHPAVAGLGAEPKKQIIFAEASGKRVIAVAEKTKFGWTLVAQQDYDEAYGPLALANRNALILLGITVLFVLLVSYALASRLTQPIRRLTQIADGISRGNLGAGIAETKRSDEIGSLARAIERLRASVKLAMERLGTR